In the genome of Dyadobacter fermentans DSM 18053, the window TTCATTGAAAAATCGGCGCTGGCGGGCGCGGCATTCTCGTCGCTTCCCTTGCTGACGGCGTTGAAACGGGCATCTCCTTACCGCACGGCGCTTATCGGCGCGGGCTGGTGGGGCACAAATATCCTCCGCTGCGCCGTGCAGGCAGGTGAATCCAAACTCGTGGCACTTTGCGACGTGGATCAAAACCAGCTCAAAACCTGTGCGGAGGTTTTTTCCAAACTCACGCCCGATAAACCAAAGCTCTATAAAGACTTCCGGGAAATGCTCGCCAAGGAGAAGCCCGAGATCGTGATCGTTGCTACGCCCGACCACTGGCATGCGCTATGCTGCATTGCGGCCATTGAAGCGGGTGCGCACGTGTATGTCGAAAAGCCCATTTCCCACACAATTAAGGAAGGCCGCGCGATGGTGAACGCCACGCGCAAGCACGGGCGCATCGTTCAGGTAGGCACGCACCGCCGCGTATCGCCGCACAATGTGTCGGGTATGGAATTCCTTAAATCCGGCAAAGCAGGAAAAATCGGGATGGCGCGTGCATTCGTGCATTATGGCGGCGGTCCCGGTCAGAAAACACCCGATTCGGAACCACCGCAAGGGCTCGATTGGGACTTTTATTGCGGCCCGGCCCAGCTGGTCCCTTACAATAAGACCATGCACCCGAAAGGTTTCAGGAATTATCTCAATTTCGCCAACGGCACCCTGGGCGACTGGGGCATCCACTGGCTCGATCAGGTATTGTGGTGGTCGGAGCAGAAGTATCCCAAAAAGATCTACTCCACCGGCGGCCGCGCGATCCGTCAGGACAGCACCGATGCGCCCGATCACCAGGTAGCCGTTTACGATTTCGATGGCTTCACGTTGGAATGGGAACACCGTACATTCGCAGCCAACAATGCCGAAAAAACGCATCCTAACCAGGCGGTAGGTGTGTATTTCTACGGAACCGAAGGCACATTCCACATGGGCTGGCTCGATGGCTGGACATTCTATCCTACTAACCCGAACAAACCGGTGGTTCATCAGGATGCACAGCTCAACAAGCCGGATGACCAGAATATCCAAGAGCTCTGGGCAAATTTCCTCGAATCAATCAAAACCAACAAACCGCCGGTTTGCGAAATTGAAGTGGGGCAACGCTCCACGAATGTGGCGCTGCTGGGGATGCTTTCCTACAAATTGGGACGAAGCATTGTGTGGGATGGAGAAAAAGAAATAATCCCGGGCGACAACGAAGCCAACAAGCTCCTCAGCCGGGATTACCGCGGGGAATGGAAATATCCGCAGGTTTAAAACGAAGTCAGGTGTGTTCGGGTGTTGTCAGGTATTTTATTCATTTGAAATGACAACACCTGACAACACCTGACCAGATGCCATCAATCGATCTTCACGACTTCCGCCGGGATATTGTACTGATCCACCGCTTCCCGTGCAAAGCGCACGTGCCCGCGCGGGGCCATCAGGTACAGTTTTGCTCCTTTCATACCGGCCAGTTCGCTCAACAACTTCCATTTGGAAATATTGGCGCGCATCTCGTCCGATTTAACACAGACTTCCAGATAATGCCGGTTGAACATGTTTACCCCTGTCACATCGGGCGTAAAACGGGTATTGTCCGCCGCCCGCTCGTACGATTTCGGCGTTTCGTAACCTTCCATGTTTGCCTGGATTTCCTTGAACCCGTGTGACTTTGCCCACTTCACTACCAGCGGGATGAACGCTTCCTTTTCCATATATAAGCATCAATAATTGTTCGCCCGTTCTGAACGGGACTACCAAAATTTTTTAAATTAACCTAAACCTGATAGAGGGAACGTGGCAGGCATTCCGGGACGATCAGTCATCGAGTTCGTCCCGAAAGTTGTTATAGGCCGAGAGGAGTTCGCGGTGCGCTTTGGCGTTCTTTTGTATGACTGCCAGCTGCACACCTTTCTGATAAATTTCCTCAGCCTTTTCTATTCTACCTAACGCAGCAAAAAATGCGCCAGCGTGGTAATAAGTCGGTAAATAATCCTTATGTTTTTCCAATAGCAGGTCAAAATAACGCTCGGCTTCCGCGGCATCCGACTTTACGTACTCGATGGCGAGTGCGTAAGCATTGAACGGATCGGCGGGGTCCTCTTGGTAAAATGCGATCAGATTGGCTAATAAGGAGTTATTCATCAATATTATTATGCTTGCATACTGTTTACTTTTCCCTTAATTTGCCCGGGCAAAGTTATTCTCATCAAACGTACAGAAAAGTAACCATACCATCATGAAAATACTCGTTTGTATAACTAATGTTCCTGATACAACCGCCAAAATAAGCTTCACCGATAACGACACGCGGCTCAACAAGGCCGGGGTACAGTTCATCATCGGACCGTACGATGACTACGCCCTGGCGCGCGGTGTGGAGTTAAAAGAGCAGCTCGGCGGAACCCTCACCGTCCTGCACGTAGGTGAGGCCGACGCCGAACCGCAGATACGCAAAGCACTCGCCATTGGTGCCGACGACGCCATCCGCGTGAATGCCGATCCGCAAGATTCCTATTTTGTAGCCGCGCAGATCGCCCACATTGCCGGGCAGGCCAGCTACGACCTCATATTAATGGGCCGCGAGTCGATCGACTATAACAGCGGCGTTGTGCACGGGCTGGTTGGCGAAATGCTGGGCATCCCGTCCTACTCACCTGTGATGAAGCTCGACCTCGACGGAAGCACTGCCACCATTACCCGCGAGATCGACGGCGGCAAGGAAGTACTCAAAGCGCCGCTGCCCCTTGTACTCGGCTGCCAGGAGCCCATCGCAGAATGGAAAATCCCGAATATGCGCGGCATTATGACGGCGCGTACCAAACCATTGAATGTGGTAGAACCGGTTTCAGTGGATGATATGACCGTTCCGCAGCGTTACAAACTGCCCGCCCCGAAAGGCGCCTGCAAGATAATCCCTGCCAGTGAAGCGGAAACGCTCATCAGGTTGCTGCAAACCGAAGCAAAAGTGCTGTAATTTTTCTTCATTCAAACGAAAACAATCATGTCAGTCCTTATATATGTAGAACTCGATAACGGTTCTATCAAAAAAACCTCGCTGGAAGCAGTTGCTTATGGCGCCAAAGTTGCGGAAAAGACCGGCGGCCAGGCCGTAGTGCTTGCATTGGGCAAAGCCGATGCAAGTGAGCTGGAAAAAGCAGGCGCTTACGGAGCGGCCAAA includes:
- a CDS encoding electron transfer flavoprotein subunit beta/FixA family protein, translated to MKILVCITNVPDTTAKISFTDNDTRLNKAGVQFIIGPYDDYALARGVELKEQLGGTLTVLHVGEADAEPQIRKALAIGADDAIRVNADPQDSYFVAAQIAHIAGQASYDLILMGRESIDYNSGVVHGLVGEMLGIPSYSPVMKLDLDGSTATITREIDGGKEVLKAPLPLVLGCQEPIAEWKIPNMRGIMTARTKPLNVVEPVSVDDMTVPQRYKLPAPKGACKIIPASEAETLIRLLQTEAKVL
- a CDS encoding Gfo/Idh/MocA family protein, translated to MDRRQFIEKSALAGAAFSSLPLLTALKRASPYRTALIGAGWWGTNILRCAVQAGESKLVALCDVDQNQLKTCAEVFSKLTPDKPKLYKDFREMLAKEKPEIVIVATPDHWHALCCIAAIEAGAHVYVEKPISHTIKEGRAMVNATRKHGRIVQVGTHRRVSPHNVSGMEFLKSGKAGKIGMARAFVHYGGGPGQKTPDSEPPQGLDWDFYCGPAQLVPYNKTMHPKGFRNYLNFANGTLGDWGIHWLDQVLWWSEQKYPKKIYSTGGRAIRQDSTDAPDHQVAVYDFDGFTLEWEHRTFAANNAEKTHPNQAVGVYFYGTEGTFHMGWLDGWTFYPTNPNKPVVHQDAQLNKPDDQNIQELWANFLESIKTNKPPVCEIEVGQRSTNVALLGMLSYKLGRSIVWDGEKEIIPGDNEANKLLSRDYRGEWKYPQV